DNA sequence from the Tachysurus fulvidraco isolate hzauxx_2018 chromosome 1, HZAU_PFXX_2.0, whole genome shotgun sequence genome:
CGGCGGCTCCGCAGCTCCAGGCCCAGCAGCCTCGCGCTCGATTTCTCCTCCAGCTTCGACCGGGACTCGGAGGCGAACCAGAGCCGCAGTGAAGAAGGCAGCGACTCGGACACCGGCCGTCGCGTCTCCCCGTCGGACGGCGATAACGGAACCGTCCGCAGTGTGGAGCCGGAGGTCGATAACGATGAGGAAACTCCCGGAAGCCCAGAAGGTTTCTCCCCAGAGGAAACAGCGGCGCTCCGGGCCTCAGCTGAGCGACCGGCCGCTACACGGAGACACTCCTCCGCCCGGAGCAGCGCCGCCAGATCGGCCAGGGTTCGGACCGTTAGACCGGTTTCAGAAGCGTGGGTCGGACTGTACCGAGTCAGACACAGCAGTATGttcaccattattattattattattattattattattattgttagcaTCACGTGATACCTGTCATCTGCTCCATCCAGGACTTTATAATTATAACTAAATGACTATCTATAACACGATGTTATTATAACATGTTCATGTTACACTTTAAATCACAACGTTACAATATTCTTTACAGTGTGAACATTAACACCGTTTCATTGTTGTTACTAATCTCATAAAAATGTGGAAATATTAAACAGCcgttaaaacaggaagtgatttaGATCTAAAGATTTCACAAGGGCTACAGGATGTTTTTACAAATGACACATTACCCAGAAGCACagtatatgtctgtctgtctgtctgttccctgtgtgtgtgtctgtctgttccctgtgtgtgtgtgtctgtctgttccctgtgtgtgtgtgtctgtctgttccctgtgtgtgtgtctgtctgttccctgtgtgtgtgtgtctgtctgttccctgtgtgtgtgtctgtctgttccctgtgtgtgtgtctgtctgttccctgtgtgtgtgtgtctgtctgttccctgtgtgtgtgtgtctgtctgttccctgtgtgtgtgtgtctgtctgttccctgtgtgtgtgtgtctgtctgttccctgtgtgtgtgtctgtctgttccctgtgtgtgtgtgtctgtctgttccctgtgtgtgtgtgtctgtctgttccctgtgtgtgtgtgtctgtctgttccctgtgtgtgtgtgtctgtctgttccctgtgtgtgtgtgtctgtctgttccttgtgtgtgtgtgtctgtctgttccttgtgtgtgtgtgtctgtctgttccctgtgtgtgtgtgtctgtctgttccctgtgtgtgtgtgtgtgtgtgtgtgtctgttccctgtgtgtgtgtctgttccctgtgtgtgtgtctgttccctgtgtgtgtgtctgttccctgtgtgtgtgtctgttccctgtgtgtgtgtctgttccctgtgtgtgtgtctgttccctgtgtgtgtgtctgttccctgtgtgtgtgtctgttccctgtgtgtgtgtctgttccctgtgtgtgtgtgtgtgtgtgtctgttccctgtgtgtgtgtgtgtgtctgttccctgtgtgtgtgtgtgtgtctgttcccggtgtgtgtgtgtgtgtgtctgttcccggtgtgtgtgtgtctgtctgttcccggtgtgtgtgtgtgtgtctgtctgttccctgtgtgtgtgtgtgtgtgtctgtctgtctgttccctgtgtgtgtgtgtgtgtgtgtctttctgtctgttccctgtgtgtgtgtgtctgtctgttccctgtgtgtgtgtgtgtgtctgtctgtctgttccctgtgtgtgtgtgtgtgtctgtctgttccctgtgtgtgtgtgtgtgtctgtctgtctgtctgtctgtctgtctgctccctgtgtgtgtgtgtgtgtgtgtgtctgtctgtctgtctgctccctgtgtgtgtgtgtctgtctgttccctgtgtgtgtgtgtctgtctgttccctgtgtgtgtgtgtctgtctgttccctgtgtgtgtgtgtctgtctgttccctgtgtgtgtgtgtctgtctgttccctgtgtgtgtgtgtctgtctgttccttgtgtgtgtgtgtctgtctgttccttgtgtgtgtgtgtctgtctgttccctgtgtgtgtgtttctgtctgttccctgtgtgtgtgtgtgtgtgtgtgtgtctgttccctgtgtgtgtgtctgttccctgtgtgtgtgtctgttccctgtgtgtgtgtctgttccctgtgtgtgtgtctgttccctgtgtgtgtgtctgttccctgtgtgtgtgtctgttccctgtgtgtgtgtgtgtgtgtgtgtgtgtgtctgttccctgtgtgtgtgtgtgtgtctgttcccggtgtgtgtgtgtgtgtgtctgttcccggtgtgtgtgtgtctgtctgttcccggtgtgtgtgtgtgtgtctgtctgttcccggtgtgtgtgtgtgtctctgtgtgtgtgtgtctgtcccctgtgtgtgtgtgtgtgtgtgtctgtctgtatgttccctgtgtgtgtgtgtctatctgttccctgtgtgtgtgtgtctgtctgtctgtctgttccctgtgtgtgtgtgtgtgtctgtctgttccctgtgtgtgtgtgtgtgtctgtctgtctgtctgtctgtctgtctgctccctgtgtgtgtgtgtgtgtgtctgtctgtctgtctgtctgctccctgtgtgtgtgtgtgtgtgtgtctgtctgttccctgtgtgtgtgtctgtctgttccctgtgtgtgtgtctgtctgttccctgtgtgtgtgtctgtctgttccctgtgtgtgtgtgtctgtctgttccctgtgtgtgtgtgtctgtctgttccctgtgtgtgtgtctgtctgttccctgtgtgtgtgtgtctgtctgttccctgtgtgtgtgtgtctgtctgttccctgtgtgtgtgtctgtctgttccctgtgtgtgtgtctgtctgttccctgtgtgtgtgtgtctgtctgttccctgtgtgtgtgtgtctgtctgttccctgtgtgtgtgtgtctgtctgttccctgtgtgtgtgtgtgtgtctgttccctgtgtgtgtgtgtgtgtctgttccctgtgtgtgtgtgtgtgtctgttccctgtgtgtgtgtgtgtgtgtctgttccctgtgtgtgtgtgtgtgtgtctgttccctgtgtgtgtgtgtgtgtctgttccctgtgtgtgtgtgtgtgtgtctgttccctgtgtgtgtgtgtgtgtgtgtgtctgttccctgtgtgtgtgtgtgtgtgtgtctgttccctgtgtgtgtgtgtgtgtgtgtctgttccgtgtgtgtgtgtgtgtgtctgttccctgtgtgtgtgtgtgtgtctgttccctgtgtgtgtgtgtgtgtctgttccctgtgtgtgtgtgtgtgtctgttccctgtgtgtgtgtgtgtgtctgttccctgtgtgtgtgtgtgtgtctgttccctgtgtgtgtgtgtgtctgttccctgtgtgtgtgtctgttccctgtgtgtgtgtgtgtgtgtgtgtgtgtgtgtctgttccctgtgtgtgtgtgtgtgtgtgtgtgtctgttccctgtgtgtgtgtgtgtgtgtgtgtgtgtgtctgttccctgtgtgtgtgtgtgtgtgtgtttctgtctgttccctgtgtgtgtctgttccctgtgtgtgtctgtgtctgtgtgtgtgtgtgtctgttccctgtgtgtgtgtgtgtgtgtgtgtgtgtctgtctgtctgttccctgtgtgtgtgtgtctgtctgttccctgtgtgtgtgtgtgtgtgtgtgtgtgtgtctttctgtctgttccctgtgtgtgtgtgtgtctttctgtctgttccctgtgtgtgtgtgtgtgtctgtctgttccctgtgtgtgtgtgtgtgtgtctttctgtctgttccctgtgtgtgtgtgtgtgtgtgtgtgtctgttccctgtgtgtgtgtgtgtgtgtgtgtgtgtgtctgttccctgtgtgtgtgtgtgtctgtctgtctgttccctgtgtgtgtgtgtgtgtgtgtgtgtgtgtgtgtctgtctgtctgtctgttccctgtgtgtgtctgtctgtctgtctgtctgttccctgtgtgtgtgtgtgtgtctttctgtctgttccctgtgtgtgtgtgtgtgtgtgtgtctgtctttctgtctgttccctgtgtgtgtctgtctgtctgtctgtctgtctgtctgttccctgactgtcttgtctgtctgttccctgactgtcttgtctgtctgttccctgactgtcttgtctgtctgttccctgactgtcttgtctgtctgttccctgactgtcttgtctgtctgttccctgactgtcttgtctgtctgttccctgactgtcttgtctgtctgttccctgactgtcttgtctgtctgttccctgactgtcttgtctgtctgttccctgactgtcttgtctgtctccCTCAGCAGTGCGCTGTCCGTTCTGCACCAGGATGTTTCCCGGAGGTCATATCGAGGAGCACctgctcacctgtctcacctctcCACCCCTGCCTTATAACAGTAGGTTTATTTCTTATGCTGTTTCATGCACCTACATGTTTGcaatgtttgtgttattatgCAGAGAAAGGGATTGTGGGTAAGAGTAAGAGCTCTTGAACTAAAAAAGCTCATATGTACAAGTCATGAAGCAAATCTTTTAGGAAAAAGCTGATTGGGTAAACAGGTGGCGAATCCAGAGTCCAGtgacacatttaaaaaacataatcaTTAAGAAAGTGTTTGATTTCCTTTAATTGGATGAGAAGCAGGCAGATTAATTTCTCTCTCATTAAGGAGTGTTAACATTCTGATCGTGAGGAAACAACCTTGTTCCTGTCATTCTGAACTTTAACACACCAccaggagaagtgtgtgtgtgcgtgcgcgcgagCGATGTGGAACACGAACACTCGTGATTAAGAAGCTTTTCACAGTCACTGATATACAGCAGCATGTGTAACATTTaatatggaaataaataaaagtgaataattacattttatttaattaatgctGAAAGCATTTCAGTTTAAACTGATTCTCAGGTACAAGTAtaaactttctttttcttttccttccttcactGTTTACTCATGGCACTAAATTAAATGGTAAATTAGACAGTTACTGTAGTTTCAGCAGTAATGCGCTGTGTCCTAAAGCACAGATTATTGTATTAGTTGATGTCTGTCTTTGCTCTGTTTCCTGCAGCTGATGTTCTGAGTAAAGACAGTGGAGAGTGTTGCATCTGTCTGGAGGAGTTGCTGCAGGGAGACACCATCGCTCGCCtcgcctgtctctgtgtctacCACAAAAAGTaaccatttttctctctctgtttctctcaacATACAGAATAGATAAAGATTACATGTAGTGTGTCCTGATCCTCTTCCTTCTGCTGTCTGTAGGTGTATTGACTCATGGAGCTCAGTGAAGCCCTGCTGCCCCGAACATCCCTTTAACTGATTGTGGTTTTCTGTCTGATTGCTCAACTCAGGTCAGTACACACTCAAACACCACATTTCCAACACCATCTAAAACATCTAACCCTTCTCTTAAACACACGTCTTGTTCTTCAGCACATTACACTAAGGAAAGTCTTTACAGTGTGGCTTTAGTGGACCACAAATTAATGCAATGAGTAATTCAGTAACGTTCTGTCATGGAAACAACAACACTGTGTTCACACAGCTGATAACTTCTGAATGGGCAAGAAAACCTCCCCTGTACggtggtgtgaaagtgttggcacccttccttttttttttttttttttattcatttgcacatttgtcacactttaatgtttcagatcatcaaactaatttaaatattagtcaaagacaagtaaacaacatgcagtttttaaatgaaggtttttattattaagggaaaacaaaacccaaacctatatggccctgtgtgaaaaagtattttcccctaaacctaataactggttggtccgcccttagcagcaagaactgcaatcaaacATTTGTGATACTTGCAGTGAGAGTGCTACGGCGGAGAGTGCTACGGCGGAGGCTGTGCTGTAATTTTGGTCCACTCGTCtttacagaattgttgtaattcagccacattggagggttttcgagcatgaaccacctgtttaaggtcctgccacagcgtctcaataggattcaggtcaggactttgactcggccgctccaaagtcttcattttgttgttcttcagccgttcagaggtggacttgctgtgtgttttggatcattgtcctgctgcagaacccaagttcagaccatcacactaccaccaccatgttttactgttggtgtgatgttctgtttctgacatgcagtgttacttttacactaGATGTAACGGGGGACACATCTCCAAAAATTTCAACTTTTCTCTCGTCAATCCACAGAATATTTTCCCAAaggtcttggggatcatcaagatgttttctggcagaTCTGAGACCAGCctttgttctttttgctcagcggTGGTTTTAGTCTgtaactctgccatgcaggccatttatgctcagtctctttcttatggtggagtcatgaactctgaccttaactgcagcaagtgaggcctgcagttctttggatgatgttgtggggtctttggtgacatcttggatgagtcatcgctgctcttggggtaattttggtcggtTGGtgactcctgggaaggttcaccactgttccatgttgtCCCCATGTCTGTATAccggctctcactgtggttcactggagtcccaaagctttagaaatggctttataaccttctCCAGACTGATCTCAagtactttctttctcatttgttcttgAATGTCTTTGGATCTCgacatgatgtgtagcttttgaggatcttttggtctacttctcTTTAtcactcaggtcttatttaagtgatgtATTGATAGTGAAccggtgtggcagtaatcaggcatgggtgtggcagtaatcaggcatGGGTGTGGCAGGAGAActtaaactcaggtgtgataaaccacagttatgttttaacagggggcaAATAGTTTGTCACACAGGGCCATATgggtttgtattttgttttcccttcataataaaaactttcatttaaaaactgcatgtctTTGGCTAATATTTCAATTcgtttgatctgaaacattaaagtgtgacaaacgtgcaaaaaatattgtcaggaagggggccaacactttttcacaccactgtatgtaggaaaacccacacacacctctcatccAGCTAAATATTGCACAGTGTATTGGGACAAAGCCAAGAATTTAGGATCTACAGGATTTACtgcatcttttattttttagcattttttattactattgtgtgtttgtgttttaaggACTCCATGCTGCTGCTCACTCCGTCAGTGTACTACAGTGTGAGTGGAGGACTGAAACAACACACTGCAGAAACTCTGAGAAACTAATACAATGAAATAATCCCTAAGGATGAGCTGAACTGAGTCACACTCAGAAAGGAGAAAGGAacaagcctgtgtgtgtctgtgtgggtgtgggtgtgttggtTGGAGATTTCTTTTATGAACTAAaggagtttattttattatctataTAATGCGACTGTGTTGCACTAGAAATGAAAACAGCCTTTCATTTTGTATAAGTGCAGTTTGAACCTTTGGTCTCGTCTTACACACTTTGGGTGCTTTAGAGTTCAGCTGACTGTGACAGCATGACTGCATCATGTGTATGGAGTGGATTTTGTGTCAGGGAGAGAGGAACAGAGTCCTCTGAATAACTCTGATGTCTTTATAACACCACTAAGACACAGGAAGTGGACACTCGCCTTCTTCCCTCACAGCCAGGTGTCTCTCACACAGAGTCCAGAGTAAATAATCCAATATGACcgttttaaacacatttatttaatgcagaaatgctgtttattgtaatatcaataataataataattaaagcattagttaaaatctgtgttttacattaaattacagtctgcctatttattattattattattattattataagtctCAGTCTGGATTTTTGCCAAAATTGTTTTTACTAAACTTTATTtctgtagccttttttttttttgccaaaattAGTGTGAATTTCAGCCATTCAggtgtgatgtcatcagttactgtccatcatcatcatcatcactctaGCCGATATTTCTAAGGGCTATGAGATGAATTTCCTCCTCAGCACACAGGCAGGTTGTGAGAACCAGGGTTAgtgatttaatttttaaaaaaaaagtgatagaCTGGTGATGAGGGTAATGATGTTATTAGCGTGAAATGctgttacattttaaacacctcataaatctttttttatatatacaaagtgtaaaattttgaattaaaatatgaattgtctgaatatttacacacaaacacacccagtgtttatttattagtgtaAACATGTTCACCTGTTTCATTTTGTATGTCTGTAAAGATTAATggttttgtatgtatttttacaataaagatGTTTAAGATTGGGAcgtagagagagagtgtgtgtgtgagagagggagagagtgtgtgtgtgagagagggagagagtgtgtgtgtgagagagggagagagtgtgtgtgtgagagagggagagagagtgtgtgtgtgagagagggagagagagtgtgtgtgtgagagagggagagagagtgtgtgtgtgagagagggagagtgtgtgtgtgagagagagagagtgtgtgtgtgagagagggagagtgtgtgtgtgagagagagagagtgtgtgtgtgagagagagagagtgtgtgtgtgagagagagagagtgtgtgtgtgagagagagagagtgtgtgtgtgagagagagagagtgtgtgtgtgagagagagagagtgtgtgtgtgagagagagagagtgtgtgtgtgagagagagagagtgtgtgtgtgtgagagagagagtgtgtgtgtgagagagaggaagcgggtttttaaatgcttttcagTGTCACAATAAGGCATTTCCAGGTTTCTTATCTCAGAAAactcgtcttttttttttcttctgattattattacaattattattaataatacattaacgtttacaataaaaatgtttttttttttcaaatctatTGATTTAATTGATGTGAACCACAGCTAGTGATCTGCTAACTGGAAATAATGCTAATTAAgtagacaaataaaaattaattcattaataaataaatgattgtaaactgtaaaaaaaaatcaaacattatAATGTAACAGATGTGAAGAATATTGACAGAATTGAGAAAGTTCTAAACTTCAAGTGTTTCAGTCATAATGAGGAAACGGGAAAAACTTTATTGTGTCACACTGAGTGTTAAAACTCTGTAAATAACAgcagaatgcacacacacacaaacacacacacacactttgatgtTTTGATCAAAGACCAAAAGTATCAAAAAACTATTtccatatattatatatgtatataatgccacagtaaaaaaaatgaaattaaaaaagtgtgtgtgtgtgtgtgtgtgagtgagtgagtgtgtgtgtgtgtgttttcagttcaCTGGAATTTACCAGTTTACCTCACAGTGGGGTTTgctaaatacagtatgtaaccaTAGGAAGTGCAGCAGGGAGAAAAAGCTGAGGTTTAAATCtgaaatgacagtgtgtgtgtgtgtgtgtgtgcaagtgtgtgaaACTGTTTCTGAGTGTGAGAAACTgagtgtgtttcactgtgtgccAGATTAACAAGGTAAGAAAGAgcttctttatatatatatatatttagtaggTTTGAAAAGACCTGAAAATAaacttataaaataattaaattaattagaaaataattacatttataataattaataaataaataaataaatgattttattataattaattagaaaataatttcgAAATATTTAAACCCTAAAAAGGTTTGGTTTGTTAAATGCTGAAGATAAGTGTATTATTTCTGGTCATTATTTAAGGTGATCTTCTAACTCGATTGTACAGTAGATCAGATTTCTGtattaaacagaacagaaagttAAATGGCGCCTTTTCTGTCATACAGACTTTTAACCCCAATTatgacaatatatttattttttacacacacaaagctgattATCACCATTATTACAcgatcacagacacacacacagctcataaCAGTGTccgtgttgttgttgtgtttgaaCTTGTTTATTCAAGTCCTCCAGGATCAgggagctacacagaacaacacagagataaagTCCTAGacatacagtgtatatgtacaacctggtgtacacagtgtgagacacaagactacaggacaaacacacaaaagcagctGTGACCACTGGACACACTGTATATTCTACAGCACATGTGCTCGTTTTAGtggcagcagttatatgaggtgtgattgtaatatacagacATATTAATATTGTGATTGTAGTCCGAATGCCTGAACACCAGAAGTCACACGCTCAGTATTAGTGTTAGGGTTCTCGCTGAGTTCAGGCTGAACAGAAGTTTATTAATGCTGTATTTGATCCTcaaatatttgttaatgtgtttttttttttttatatctgtgttAAGATCAGTTATTAGgaataaataatacaacaaGAGTTTCTGCATTTTCTCAACACAATTAATGATTGTGATGATTAAATTCTGGAATCATGTGATGTGTTAAAAACACTCTCGATGCTCTGAAATCCAGTATTTATCTGAACTATACAGAGAGACTCGGTAACCTGAAAGAATCAGAACCAGGTTTATTGGCCGAGtttgttgatgttgacacacacaaggaatttggttccagctgtttgtgactctcaaagtacagacatacagaaGATTCAGTAATAACAGACGTCTGTCTTTCAGCTTCCTGTTGGTTTCACGCTGCAGAAGGAAGGACATGGAGACGCAGCCAACATTAGAAAAGATGGAGGGAGGATCTTCATTTGCCCCACCTCCTTATCCAACTAACCCAGCCTCTATGCAGCAGCCTCCTGCCTATCTGCCCCCTCCCTACCACTATGGCTCTACGGTTTACCTCCCAGGAGCCCCGAGCACAGACTCTCCCCCTCCTGCACAGGACATTAACATTCAGGGCTCAGCAGTAGGGAATCAAGGTACGAACTCAACACTGATGACACGTTAAGTTACACACAAGAAGTCTCCTCATTTAAATTCACTTAAAAACaaacttcattttaaatcaaCTTCAGACACgtaacacaaacaataacaccaAAAGTTTCTTCTATATTTCTGAATGTTGAAGGTTATTTCTTTAACAAATCTATTTATGTTCAAATTCAGTCCCACACTGGAGTAAGAAACTACAAAActacacagtgaaattattgGTCGTGTATATTTCAGTCTGTTCACCATGTTTTCCTGCCTAGAACAGAATTCTGGGATTGCAATCTCCATGGCAACgtgttttataatttttttctcaaacAGGATGTGAGACTGGAACTTCATTCATCACATCTACGTTTGATGATAAAACCGTGCGAAGAGCTTTCATCAGAAAGGTGGGTATGAATGTGGAAATATCAAACCCCACCCCCTCCCCACTACCTCGCCCAgtcttacctgtgtgtgtttacctgtacAGGTGTTCAGCGTGGTCACTGTGCAGCTGTTGGTCACCTTCtccatcgtgtgtgtgtttactttctcGAAGACAGTAAGGAAGGCTGTGCAGGCCAACATCTGGATCTACCTCAGCTCCTACATCATCTTCATGGTGGTGGCGCTGGTATTGAGCTTCTCCTCAACCCTCTCCCGTAAGCACCCATGGAACTTCATCTCcctagtaagtgtgtgtgtgtgtaaaacttaaTCTTCCTTGTAAAGTGTTTTATGTGATAGTATTTTCCTAATCACAGTTAACAGATCAATGTCTCAacttactttgtgtgtgtgtgtgtagtcagtggTGACCCTCAGTTTGTCCTACATGGTTGGTACTGTAGCATCGTTCCATGACACAACAGCTGTGACCATTGCTATGGGATCAACACTCGTGATCTCCTTTAGCATCATCATTTTCTCTGCTCaggtgcgcgcacacacacacataccaccacacacatatacatacacacacatacaaacacacatacacacacacagaaatagttCCTAGGTCCAATATAAAGCCTGATTCATAaggtatgatgtgtgtgtttcagacacGTGTGGATTTCACAGTGTGTAACGGCATTCTGATCGTTCTGGCTGTGGATCTGCTGATGTTTGGGGTCTTCAGTACATTTTATTACTCCCACGTTCTGCAGATTGTATATGGAACTCTCGGAGCACTGATCTACTCGCTGGTGAGTCACCGATCTGAGGAAAACCAGATTTACACAAAGATTTACATCAACAGAGAATTCTATGGTGTTTTCGGTGTTAGAACAAAGTTCATGTTGTGTCTCGTCTAAAAGCCACCAATAGAAGGAAAGTAAACTGACAGGACAGCAACAatacaaaccaacaaacaaacaaacaaataaatgttttaaaccatCAGATCAGGTGACATAATTGCACATATAAAAGGGGCGTGGCCTCAGGATTAATTTCAGAGAATTCTGTCTAAACCAGTAGAACATCTAAACTCCATCAGGGAGAAATAGTTTACTTTGCATCTTTTACTGactttattttttgacatgTGACAGGAAATGACTTTAAGATGAAAATCCAGGAAGCATTTGATGATCAGAGTGTTGAAGTGAAGCATCTGTCTTACTGTGATACACTAGACTAcaacctgtctgtctctctctcagttcctGGCTATCGACTGTCAGCTGGTGATggggagagagaaatacagcCTGGACCCTGAGGAGTACGTCTTCGCCGCTTTAGTCATCTATCTGGACATCATAATGATCTTCCTCtacatcctcatcatcctcggAGGAAGCTCTAAAAGCTGAACCCTTATGAACACATTGAATCAGCATCACCATCATTGccttagttaaataaataactcacacaaacatacagacagttTCAGTGTCGTATCCATGGAGATCTTTAGCAGCATCAGGTGCTGCTTCTTCTTCCAATAATTTCCCATTCATCACTGTAGAgagattgtgtttattttgtgtagattttaTTTGTGTCCATCTCTCTATTAATGCTTCCTGATTA
Encoded proteins:
- the zgc:66427 gene encoding E3 ubiquitin-protein ligase ZNRF1 isoform X2 is translated as MGTRSSRLQESVCGPLQKDGGVKRESLRRLRSSRPSSLALDFSSSFDRDSEANQSRSEEGSDSDTGRRVSPSDGDNGTVRSVEPEVDNDEETPGSPEGFSPEETAALRASAERPAATRRHSSARSSAARSARVRTVRPVSEAWVGLYRVRHSMRCPFCTRMFPGGHIEEHLLTCLTSPPLPYNTDVLSKDSGECCICLEELLQGDTIARLACLCVYHKKCIDSWSSVKPCCPEHPFN
- the zgc:66427 gene encoding E3 ubiquitin-protein ligase ZNRF1 isoform X1 — encoded protein: MGTRSSRLQESVCGPLQKDGGVKRESLRRLRSSRPSSLALDFSSSFDRDSEANQSRSEEGSDSDTGRRVSPSDGDNGTVRSVEPEVDNDEETPGSPEGFSPEETAALRASAERPAATRRHSSARSSAARSARVRTVRPVSEAWVGLYRVRHSTVRCPFCTRMFPGGHIEEHLLTCLTSPPLPYNTDVLSKDSGECCICLEELLQGDTIARLACLCVYHKKCIDSWSSVKPCCPEHPFN
- the si:ch211-284o19.8 gene encoding protein lifeguard 1, whose product is METQPTLEKMEGGSSFAPPPYPTNPASMQQPPAYLPPPYHYGSTVYLPGAPSTDSPPPAQDINIQGSAVGNQGCETGTSFITSTFDDKTVRRAFIRKVFSVVTVQLLVTFSIVCVFTFSKTVRKAVQANIWIYLSSYIIFMVVALVLSFSSTLSRKHPWNFISLSVVTLSLSYMVGTVASFHDTTAVTIAMGSTLVISFSIIIFSAQTRVDFTVCNGILIVLAVDLLMFGVFSTFYYSHVLQIVYGTLGALIYSLFLAIDCQLVMGREKYSLDPEEYVFAALVIYLDIIMIFLYILIILGGSSKS